In the genome of Hymenobacter cellulosivorans, one region contains:
- a CDS encoding transporter encodes MRKTTLLTTAGLLLVGSARTLAQTTDPSLGNEDTPFVRNIRPDRPGQTITTNMLNPGQFQLETGISSQPDPFAPGTSTTRNLSTGLLRIGFFNNIELRVSQGYLSPLAATSRATEAGSTDVVRPAGFTPTTVGAKFLASTTPNARSQVVVLAEMTMLNGDNTLKPTQYEPAARLLVSQQIGERFGLEANFGFRQRGFKAADTKRGTYLGTLALNGPLTNSVGFFAETYATWQQQSTLAPGVTSGLYWRPWPGLRLDVNAGKAFSGLAKGTTVGAGLSLRVGR; translated from the coding sequence ATGCGTAAGACCACTCTGCTGACCACCGCCGGGCTGTTGCTCGTCGGCTCCGCCCGCACCCTGGCCCAAACTACTGACCCCAGCCTCGGCAACGAAGACACGCCTTTTGTGCGCAATATTCGCCCCGACCGGCCCGGGCAGACCATTACTACCAACATGCTGAACCCCGGCCAGTTTCAACTCGAAACCGGCATCAGCAGTCAGCCCGACCCGTTTGCCCCCGGCACTTCGACCACTCGTAATCTGAGTACCGGCCTGCTCCGGATAGGCTTCTTCAACAACATCGAGTTGCGGGTGTCCCAGGGCTACCTCTCCCCCTTGGCGGCAACCAGCCGCGCGACGGAGGCGGGTAGTACTGACGTAGTGCGGCCGGCCGGCTTTACGCCCACCACGGTAGGCGCCAAGTTTCTGGCTTCCACTACGCCCAATGCCCGATCCCAGGTGGTGGTACTGGCCGAAATGACCATGCTCAATGGCGACAATACCCTAAAGCCCACGCAGTATGAGCCGGCAGCCCGCCTGCTGGTTTCCCAGCAAATCGGGGAGCGGTTTGGCCTGGAAGCCAATTTCGGCTTTCGGCAACGGGGCTTTAAGGCGGCCGACACCAAGCGCGGTACCTACCTGGGTACTTTGGCCCTAAATGGCCCACTGACAAATTCCGTGGGCTTTTTCGCGGAAACCTACGCCACCTGGCAGCAGCAAAGCACTCTGGCGCCCGGCGTTACGTCGGGGCTATACTGGCGGCCCTGGCCAGGTCTGCGCCTGGACGTCAACGCAGGCAAAGCATTTTCCGGCCTTGCTAAGGGCACTACCGTAGGAGCTGGCTTAAGTCTGCGGGTAGGCCGTTAA
- a CDS encoding tetratricopeptide repeat protein has product MDTTPTRLQQLLTFYNEDPNDPFIIYALATEYRTTEPQRAMEYYQKLLDEHPDYVGTYYHAGKMLEHLQNPEEAEKVYRRGLQISRKAGQMHAASEIQQALNSLLGLDYEDE; this is encoded by the coding sequence ATGGATACCACGCCGACCCGCCTGCAGCAGCTGCTGACCTTTTACAACGAAGACCCGAACGACCCGTTCATCATCTACGCCCTGGCCACTGAGTATCGGACGACGGAGCCCCAACGGGCTATGGAGTATTACCAGAAACTGCTGGATGAGCACCCTGATTATGTGGGTACGTACTACCACGCAGGCAAGATGCTGGAGCACCTACAAAATCCGGAAGAAGCGGAAAAGGTTTACCGGCGTGGGCTGCAGATCAGCCGCAAAGCGGGCCAGATGCACGCCGCCAGTGAAATTCAGCAGGCCCTGAACTCGCTGCTTGGCCTCGATTACGAAGACGAGTAA
- a CDS encoding electron transfer flavoprotein subunit beta/FixA family protein — protein sequence MKFLVCISNVPDTTTKITFTPDNKEFNKAGVQFVINPWDEYALTRAIELKEAQGSGTVTVLNVGEADTEPNIRKALAIGADDAIRVNAAPKDAYFVAEQIAAIAKEGAYDVILMGKESIDYNGFQVHGMVGELLGIPTVAPAMKLDMSGNTATLEREIEGGKEIVEVATPFVASCQQPMCEPRIPNMRGIMTARTKPLKVVEPTGEGARTSVAEYALPPKKQGVKLIPAESAGDLIKLLRNEAKVI from the coding sequence ATGAAGTTTCTCGTTTGCATCAGCAACGTTCCCGACACGACCACCAAAATCACCTTCACGCCCGATAACAAGGAGTTCAACAAGGCCGGGGTGCAGTTCGTGATTAATCCCTGGGACGAATACGCCCTGACCCGCGCCATTGAGCTCAAAGAAGCCCAGGGCAGCGGCACCGTAACCGTCCTCAACGTTGGCGAAGCCGACACCGAGCCCAACATTCGTAAAGCCCTGGCCATCGGCGCCGACGACGCTATCCGCGTCAACGCCGCGCCCAAGGATGCCTACTTCGTGGCCGAGCAGATTGCCGCCATTGCCAAGGAAGGCGCCTACGACGTGATTCTGATGGGTAAGGAAAGCATTGACTATAATGGCTTCCAGGTGCACGGCATGGTGGGCGAACTGCTCGGCATCCCGACCGTAGCCCCGGCCATGAAGCTCGATATGAGCGGCAACACGGCCACGCTGGAGCGTGAAATCGAAGGCGGCAAGGAAATCGTGGAAGTAGCTACGCCCTTCGTGGCTTCCTGCCAGCAGCCCATGTGCGAGCCCCGCATCCCGAACATGCGCGGCATTATGACGGCCCGCACCAAGCCGCTGAAAGTAGTGGAGCCTACTGGTGAAGGTGCCCGCACCTCGGTAGCCGAGTACGCGTTGCCCCCCAAGAAGCAGGGCGTGAAGCTCATCCCCGCCGAATCGGCTGGTGATTTGATCAAGCTGCTCCGCAACGAAGCCAAGGTCATCTAG
- a CDS encoding electron transfer flavoprotein subunit alpha/FixB family protein — MSVLVVVECDGGEVKKSSLEVASYGSQVAQMLGTTATAVAVGEATEANLAQLGEQGISKVLYDAEPRLKDFVNGAYTKLIAAAAEKEGAQVIVLANSNIGAAVGSRLSVRLKASLATNVVELPKNDGGSFTVKRGAFSGKAFADVVLTGDRKILAVKKNSIEALHEAGKTATVESFSASLSDADFADAPKQVVMQDQAGGVLLPEADRVVSGGRGMKGPENWHLIEDLAKALGAATACSKPVSDVDWRPHHEHVGQTGITVSPNLYIACGISGAIQHLAGVNSSKVIVVINKDPEAPFFKAADYGIVGDVFEVLPKLTQAIKELN, encoded by the coding sequence ATGTCAGTTCTAGTAGTAGTTGAATGTGATGGCGGCGAGGTTAAAAAGTCGTCGTTGGAAGTGGCTTCGTACGGAAGCCAGGTAGCCCAGATGCTCGGCACCACGGCCACGGCCGTAGCCGTTGGCGAGGCTACCGAAGCCAACCTGGCCCAGCTCGGTGAGCAGGGCATCAGCAAGGTGCTGTATGACGCAGAGCCTCGCTTGAAGGATTTCGTGAATGGTGCCTATACCAAGCTGATTGCCGCCGCCGCTGAGAAAGAAGGCGCCCAGGTAATCGTGCTGGCCAACTCCAACATCGGTGCCGCCGTGGGCTCGCGCCTGTCGGTGCGCCTCAAGGCTAGCTTGGCTACCAACGTGGTAGAGCTGCCCAAAAATGATGGGGGCTCCTTCACAGTGAAGCGCGGTGCCTTCTCGGGCAAAGCCTTTGCCGACGTGGTGCTGACTGGCGACCGGAAAATTCTGGCTGTCAAGAAAAACTCGATTGAGGCCCTGCACGAAGCCGGTAAAACCGCTACGGTGGAATCTTTCTCGGCTAGCCTCTCGGATGCTGACTTTGCTGACGCTCCCAAGCAGGTAGTGATGCAGGATCAGGCCGGTGGCGTGCTGCTGCCCGAGGCTGACCGTGTCGTATCGGGTGGCCGCGGCATGAAAGGCCCCGAAAACTGGCACCTGATTGAGGACCTAGCTAAGGCTCTGGGTGCGGCTACAGCCTGCTCCAAGCCCGTGTCGGACGTCGACTGGCGCCCTCACCACGAGCACGTGGGCCAGACCGGTATCACTGTTTCGCCTAACCTGTACATTGCTTGCGGTATTTCGGGCGCTATTCAGCACCTGGCCGGGGTCAACTCCTCGAAAGTGATTGTCGTAATCAACAAAGATCCGGAGGCACCGTTCTTTAAGGCGGCTGATTATGGCATCGTAGGCGACGTTTTCGAAGTACTGCCCAAGCTCACCCAGGCCATTAAGGAATTGAATTAG
- a CDS encoding bifunctional nuclease family protein: MKKIQLEILGLSSSQSQSGSFALILGEKTGNRRLPIIIGMFEAQSIAIQIEKINPNRPLTHDLFKSFAEHVHVAVLEVLISDLKEGVFYSKIVCTDGATTFELDARPSDAIAIGLRFGVPIYTVESVLSEAGIILSDLDENADDDTDEDDEDEDDDTTGSPKPEPTPRDPSGQVSLDELTKMLAQALEKEDYEKAAKIRDELNKRNG; encoded by the coding sequence TTGAAAAAAATACAGCTCGAAATTCTGGGCCTTTCCTCCAGCCAGTCGCAGTCCGGCTCCTTTGCCCTGATTCTGGGTGAGAAAACCGGCAACCGTCGTTTGCCCATCATCATCGGCATGTTTGAGGCGCAAAGCATTGCCATCCAGATTGAGAAAATCAACCCCAACCGGCCGCTGACCCACGACTTGTTCAAGTCGTTTGCTGAGCATGTACACGTAGCCGTGCTGGAAGTCCTGATTTCGGATTTGAAAGAGGGCGTGTTCTACTCCAAAATCGTGTGCACCGACGGTGCCACGACCTTTGAGCTGGATGCCCGGCCCAGTGACGCTATTGCCATTGGCCTGCGTTTCGGCGTGCCTATTTACACTGTGGAAAGCGTGCTGAGCGAGGCTGGTATTATCCTGAGCGATTTGGATGAGAATGCCGACGACGATACCGACGAAGATGACGAGGACGAGGATGACGACACCACGGGCAGCCCCAAGCCAGAGCCGACGCCCCGCGACCCCAGCGGGCAGGTTTCCCTGGACGAGCTGACCAAGATGCTGGCCCAGGCCCTCGAAAAAGAAGATTATGAAAAGGCTGCCAAAATCCGTGACGAACTAAACAAGCGAAACGGCTAA
- a CDS encoding YfiT family bacillithiol transferase translates to MQTTTAPDLRYPIGHVQLPNEPLNQGTRLALIARIAVLPDQVRAAVTGLTPAQLDTPYRPGGWTVRQVIHHLPDSHLNAYTRMRLALTETNPTIRPYDEQAWSELPDVAATPVAVSLALLEALHIRWTILLRQLTDEQWLRTFHHPESKRDVTLYQALASYAWHGQHHLAHITELRRREGF, encoded by the coding sequence ATGCAAACCACAACTGCCCCCGACCTCCGCTACCCCATTGGCCACGTACAGCTGCCCAACGAGCCCCTGAACCAAGGTACGCGCCTGGCCCTGATTGCCCGCATTGCCGTACTGCCCGACCAGGTGCGGGCCGCCGTAACCGGCCTGACACCCGCCCAGCTGGATACGCCTTACCGGCCCGGCGGCTGGACGGTGCGCCAGGTAATTCACCACCTGCCCGACTCCCACTTGAACGCTTACACGCGGATGCGGCTAGCCCTAACGGAAACTAACCCGACTATTCGCCCCTACGATGAGCAGGCATGGTCGGAACTGCCGGACGTGGCGGCGACGCCCGTGGCTGTATCCCTGGCTTTGCTGGAGGCGCTGCATATCCGCTGGACCATCCTGCTGCGGCAGCTCACGGACGAGCAGTGGCTGCGAACCTTTCACCATCCGGAGTCCAAGCGCGACGTCACCCTGTACCAGGCCCTGGCCTCGTATGCCTGGCACGGGCAGCACCATCTGGCGCATATCACAGAATTGCGCCGTCGGGAAGGGTTTTAG
- a CDS encoding ABC transporter ATP-binding protein, translating to MIEVHNVQKSFNGNPVLKGITCTFETGKCNLLLGGSGTGKSVLLQCIVGLMKPDLGSITFDGLVFTNNKVDIKQEIRRKIGMLFQGGALFDSMTVFENTEFPLKMLTPEMSKEERRDRVEFCLKRVGLENAGNKMPSEISGGMKKRVGIARAIAPNCTYLFCDEPNSGLDPATSIKIDELIYEITHEYGITTVVITHDMNSVVEIGDHIIYLHQGRKLWDGNKDEILNTTVPELKEFIFSSSLVRAAKKVDEETEGGLAAATADDAYNI from the coding sequence ATGATTGAAGTTCATAACGTTCAGAAGTCGTTCAATGGCAACCCGGTACTGAAGGGCATCACCTGCACCTTCGAAACGGGCAAATGCAACCTGCTGCTCGGCGGTTCGGGCACGGGCAAAAGCGTGCTGCTGCAGTGCATCGTGGGTTTGATGAAGCCCGACTTAGGCAGCATCACCTTCGACGGGCTGGTGTTTACGAACAACAAGGTGGACATCAAGCAGGAAATCCGGCGCAAAATCGGGATGCTGTTCCAGGGCGGCGCTTTGTTCGACTCGATGACCGTATTCGAAAACACCGAGTTTCCGCTGAAAATGCTCACCCCCGAAATGAGCAAGGAAGAGCGGCGCGACCGGGTGGAGTTCTGCCTCAAGCGCGTAGGACTGGAAAATGCCGGCAACAAGATGCCCTCCGAAATTTCGGGCGGCATGAAAAAGCGCGTCGGCATTGCCCGCGCCATTGCGCCCAACTGTACCTACCTGTTCTGCGACGAGCCCAACTCCGGCCTCGACCCAGCCACCAGCATCAAGATTGACGAACTGATCTACGAAATCACCCACGAGTACGGTATTACCACTGTCGTTATCACCCACGACATGAACTCGGTGGTCGAAATTGGCGACCATATCATCTACCTGCACCAGGGCCGCAAGCTTTGGGATGGCAACAAGGACGAAATCCTGAATACCACGGTGCCTGAGCTAAAGGAGTTTATTTTCAGCAGCAGTCTGGTACGAGCCGCCAAGAAAGTGGACGAGGAAACCGAGGGTGGTCTGGCCGCCGCCACCGCCGACGACGCCTACAACATCTAA
- a CDS encoding MlaE family ABC transporter permease — protein sequence MVKTFGEFLLFMQSMLVRKERLGTLWQRTLDEAILIGIDSVFIVAIVSAFIGAVTCVQIAYNLVNPLIPKSTIGFMVREMTILELAPTITSIVLAGKVGSSIAGGLGTMRITEQVDALEVMGINSASYLVLPKIVAAMLMFPLLVILAMVLSIMGGYLAGTLSGAMSAQEYVEGIRTDFVPYNILFALIKSVVFAFLVSAISAYKGYYTKGGALEVGAASTGAVTNSIIAILLADYVLAAVLL from the coding sequence ATGGTTAAAACCTTCGGTGAATTTCTGCTCTTCATGCAAAGCATGCTGGTGCGGAAGGAACGGCTGGGCACACTCTGGCAACGTACCCTCGATGAAGCCATCCTCATCGGCATCGACTCCGTCTTTATCGTGGCCATCGTTTCGGCCTTTATCGGGGCCGTTACCTGCGTCCAGATTGCCTATAACCTAGTCAATCCCCTCATTCCTAAGTCCACCATCGGTTTCATGGTGCGTGAAATGACGATTCTGGAACTGGCCCCCACCATCACCAGCATCGTGCTGGCCGGCAAAGTGGGCTCCAGCATTGCCGGCGGTCTGGGTACCATGCGCATCACCGAGCAAGTCGATGCCCTGGAGGTGATGGGTATCAATTCGGCCTCCTACCTGGTGCTGCCCAAGATTGTGGCCGCCATGCTCATGTTTCCGCTGCTGGTTATTCTGGCCATGGTATTGTCCATCATGGGCGGCTATTTGGCCGGTACCCTGTCGGGTGCCATGTCGGCCCAGGAGTACGTGGAAGGCATCCGCACCGATTTTGTGCCTTACAACATCCTGTTTGCTCTGATTAAATCGGTGGTTTTTGCCTTCCTTGTTTCGGCTATTTCCGCGTACAAAGGATATTACACCAAAGGCGGAGCCCTGGAAGTAGGTGCTGCCAGCACCGGTGCCGTTACCAACTCTATTATTGCCATCCTGCTGGCCGACTATGTGCTGGCCGCAGTTCTGCTTTAA
- a CDS encoding SDR family oxidoreductase: MQKYIVVTGGTKGIGRALVLRFAQAGFGVITCARSEQDLRALTTAVQQDVPGAVLHTFAADLSQADQTRRFTEFVLDLGVPVEVLVNNTGAFVPGRLQDEPADGSQLRQMIDVNLYSAYDVTRALLPGMIARRQGHIFNMCSTASIMAYPNGGSYSIAKFALLGLTKGLREELKEHNLRVTAILPGATLTASWEGVDLPAERFIKAEDVAQAVFGAYSLSPQAVIEELLIRPQLGDL; the protein is encoded by the coding sequence ATGCAAAAATATATCGTTGTCACGGGCGGCACGAAAGGAATCGGCCGCGCCCTGGTGCTACGCTTTGCCCAGGCCGGGTTTGGGGTCATCACCTGCGCCCGTTCCGAGCAGGACCTGCGGGCTCTTACAACCGCTGTGCAGCAGGATGTTCCCGGCGCCGTGCTTCACACCTTCGCCGCCGACCTGAGCCAAGCCGACCAAACGCGGCGCTTCACCGAGTTTGTGCTGGACCTGGGCGTGCCCGTGGAGGTACTGGTCAACAACACCGGGGCCTTCGTGCCGGGCCGCCTGCAGGATGAGCCTGCCGATGGCTCCCAACTGCGCCAGATGATAGACGTGAACCTCTACAGTGCCTACGACGTGACCCGGGCCTTGCTGCCGGGTATGATAGCGCGGCGCCAGGGGCATATTTTCAATATGTGCTCTACGGCCAGCATTATGGCCTATCCCAACGGCGGCTCCTACAGCATTGCCAAGTTTGCCTTGCTGGGCCTGACCAAGGGTCTGCGCGAAGAACTCAAGGAGCACAACCTGCGCGTGACGGCCATCTTGCCCGGTGCCACGCTTACCGCCAGCTGGGAAGGCGTGGATCTGCCCGCCGAGCGGTTTATCAAGGCCGAAGACGTGGCCCAAGCCGTGTTCGGCGCGTATTCCCTGTCGCCCCAGGCCGTCATTGAGGAGCTCCTGATCCGGCCCCAGCTCGGCGACCTGTAA
- a CDS encoding head GIN domain-containing protein translates to MFRSTIWPQVKRTWRVFSVSASAAALAVLFGGCGDGHEMDCLKSTGKVITERRELQPFQVITAYDNVDVTLVQGPETYAEVRAGKNLQEDLELRVEHGELVIRNTSRCNWVRTYDTPREVTLHLPRIHDLFLRGSGDIRTAGNFRADTLFCHLVGAGDYDLDITSEYLNMDMYELGDYRLRGRADDFNLLVGGSGSLYASGLQSQRCSFTFNHDSDGDAHVTTTGYLGGTHAGTGTLFYYGTPQQTGIKVTGKGKAVQQK, encoded by the coding sequence ATGTTTCGAAGTACCATTTGGCCGCAAGTTAAGCGCACCTGGCGGGTTTTTAGTGTTAGCGCCTCCGCCGCGGCCCTGGCCGTCCTATTCGGCGGCTGCGGCGACGGCCACGAGATGGACTGCCTGAAAAGCACCGGCAAGGTCATTACCGAGCGTCGCGAGTTGCAGCCCTTCCAGGTAATCACTGCCTACGACAACGTCGACGTAACGTTGGTGCAGGGCCCCGAAACCTACGCCGAAGTACGGGCTGGCAAGAACTTGCAGGAAGATCTTGAGTTGCGCGTCGAGCACGGGGAACTAGTAATTCGCAATACCAGCCGCTGCAACTGGGTGCGTACCTACGACACGCCCCGGGAAGTAACCCTGCACCTTCCCCGCATTCATGACCTGTTTCTGCGCGGCTCAGGCGATATACGCACGGCCGGCAACTTCCGCGCCGACACGCTCTTCTGCCACCTCGTAGGGGCCGGCGACTACGACCTGGACATTACCAGCGAGTACTTGAACATGGATATGTACGAGCTGGGCGACTACCGCCTGCGGGGCCGGGCCGACGATTTCAACCTGCTCGTAGGGGGCAGCGGCAGCCTCTACGCCAGTGGGCTACAGTCCCAGCGGTGCAGCTTTACCTTCAACCACGACAGCGACGGCGACGCCCACGTGACGACCACCGGCTACCTCGGCGGCACGCACGCGGGCACCGGCACGCTGTTCTACTATGGCACGCCCCAACAGACCGGCATCAAGGTAACCGGCAAGGGCAAAGCAGTGCAGCAGAAGTAA
- a CDS encoding SDR family oxidoreductase: MDLTGKIAILTGVSKGIGRATAEALLAKGAIVAGWGRTAPEGLQHERFQFFECDVRDEVAVQEAYVNTRRELGAEIHVLVNNAGLGISGEVDGFSSDDWKLMFDTNVHGMFFCTKAVLPQMKQQQLGHIINISSIAGTTGIEKMAGYCATKFAVRGFSQSLYKEVRNDGIKVTCFYPGSTQTNFFDDIPGTEANASMMQPQDIADTIIYALETPFNFHLVDIEMRPLQPKK, translated from the coding sequence ATGGACCTGACGGGCAAGATAGCCATTCTGACGGGCGTCAGCAAAGGAATAGGCCGGGCTACGGCCGAGGCGCTGCTGGCCAAGGGCGCCATCGTGGCCGGCTGGGGCCGCACTGCCCCCGAGGGATTACAGCACGAGCGGTTCCAGTTTTTCGAGTGCGACGTGCGCGACGAAGTAGCCGTGCAGGAAGCCTACGTCAACACCCGCCGGGAACTGGGCGCCGAAATCCACGTGCTGGTGAATAACGCCGGCCTGGGTATTTCGGGCGAAGTCGACGGGTTTTCCTCCGACGACTGGAAGCTGATGTTCGACACCAACGTGCACGGTATGTTCTTCTGCACCAAGGCCGTGCTGCCCCAGATGAAACAGCAGCAGCTGGGCCACATCATCAATATTTCGTCTATTGCCGGCACGACGGGCATTGAGAAAATGGCGGGCTACTGCGCTACCAAGTTTGCGGTGCGGGGCTTCTCGCAGTCCTTATATAAGGAGGTGCGCAACGATGGTATCAAAGTCACGTGTTTCTACCCCGGCTCGACGCAAACCAACTTCTTCGACGACATTCCCGGCACCGAGGCCAACGCCTCGATGATGCAGCCCCAGGACATTGCTGATACCATTATTTACGCGTTGGAAACGCCTTTCAACTTCCACCTCGTAGACATTGAAATGCGACCCTTGCAGCCGAAAAAATAA
- the gldA gene encoding gliding motility-associated ABC transporter ATP-binding subunit GldA: MVEVQQLSKIFGTQAAVNDISFSVGKGEILGFLGPNGAGKSTTMKIATGYLPPSHGTVKLDGYDVQTDALEVRRRVGYLPEHNPLYLDMYVHEYLEFIGSVHGLKGQPRRTRVQQMVDRVGLGREQNKQIGALSKGYRQRVGLAQALIHDPGVLILDEPTTGLDPNQIGEIRTLIRELGQDKTVIFSTHILPEVTALCSRVVIINRGQLVADSPVADLGAKAAGETIIRAEFEQPIDVAPLRALPGILGVEPEAGNRYRIRAAGGTDMRGAISRLAAQQDWILLGLRQEEQSLEQVFQSLTR, translated from the coding sequence ATGGTTGAAGTACAACAGCTCAGCAAAATCTTCGGGACCCAGGCCGCGGTGAATGATATTTCCTTTTCCGTGGGCAAGGGCGAAATCCTGGGCTTTCTGGGGCCCAATGGGGCAGGCAAGTCCACCACGATGAAGATTGCTACGGGCTATTTGCCGCCCAGCCACGGCACCGTAAAGCTGGACGGCTACGACGTGCAGACCGATGCGCTGGAAGTGCGCCGCCGGGTGGGCTACTTGCCCGAGCACAACCCGCTCTACCTGGATATGTACGTGCACGAGTACCTGGAATTCATCGGCTCGGTGCACGGCCTCAAGGGTCAGCCGCGCCGCACCCGGGTGCAGCAGATGGTGGACAGGGTAGGCCTGGGCCGGGAGCAGAACAAGCAGATCGGGGCCTTATCGAAAGGCTACCGGCAGCGCGTGGGGCTGGCCCAGGCCCTGATTCACGACCCCGGCGTGCTGATTCTGGATGAGCCCACCACCGGCCTCGACCCCAACCAGATTGGTGAAATCCGCACCCTGATCCGGGAGTTAGGCCAGGACAAGACCGTTATTTTTAGCACCCACATCCTGCCCGAAGTCACGGCCCTGTGCAGCCGGGTGGTCATCATCAACCGCGGGCAGCTCGTAGCCGACTCGCCCGTCGCCGACCTGGGTGCTAAGGCCGCGGGTGAAACCATCATTCGCGCCGAGTTTGAGCAGCCCATCGACGTGGCGCCGCTGCGGGCCTTGCCGGGTATTCTGGGAGTGGAACCCGAAGCTGGCAACCGCTACCGTATCCGCGCTGCTGGTGGCACGGATATGCGCGGGGCCATTTCCCGCCTGGCCGCCCAGCAGGACTGGATACTGCTCGGCCTGCGCCAGGAAGAACAGTCCCTGGAGCAGGTGTTTCAGTCCTTGACGAGATGA
- the gldF gene encoding gliding motility-associated ABC transporter permease subunit GldF, whose translation MFAILRKEFNAFLSSPVAYVVIGVFLVATGLFVWVFPDSSVLEYGYADLQTLFNIAPWIFLFLIPAITMRTFAEEKKAGTIELLLTRPLTDGQIIGGKYLACLLLALLALVPTLLYYYSVYQLGNPIGNIDSAATVGSYIGLALLAAVFAAIGIFASAITRDQIIAFLVAVVGCFLVYSGFDSLASVFDGAPAYYISQLGIAAHYRDISKGLIDSRDLLYFISLIVGLLVATRLVLQSRNW comes from the coding sequence ATGTTTGCCATCCTTCGCAAAGAATTTAACGCCTTCCTTAGCTCGCCGGTCGCCTACGTGGTTATCGGGGTGTTTCTGGTGGCTACCGGTTTGTTTGTATGGGTCTTCCCGGACAGCTCGGTGCTGGAGTACGGCTACGCCGACCTGCAGACCCTGTTCAATATAGCTCCCTGGATTTTCCTGTTTCTGATTCCGGCCATTACCATGCGTACCTTCGCCGAGGAGAAAAAGGCCGGCACCATCGAGCTGCTGCTCACCCGCCCGCTCACCGACGGGCAGATAATAGGAGGGAAGTACCTGGCCTGCCTGCTGCTGGCCTTGCTGGCTTTGGTGCCCACGCTGCTGTATTACTACTCGGTGTACCAGCTTGGCAACCCTATCGGCAACATTGACTCAGCCGCTACCGTGGGCTCCTACATTGGTCTGGCCTTGCTGGCGGCGGTATTTGCTGCTATCGGCATCTTCGCCTCGGCCATTACCCGGGACCAAATCATTGCCTTTCTGGTGGCCGTCGTGGGCTGCTTTCTGGTCTACTCCGGCTTCGACTCCCTGGCCTCGGTCTTCGACGGAGCCCCGGCTTACTACATCAGTCAGCTCGGCATTGCCGCCCACTACCGCGACATTAGCAAAGGCCTTATCGACTCCCGCGACCTGCTCTACTTCATCAGTCTGATTGTGGGCCTGCTCGTCGCTACCCGCCTCGTGCTGCAAAGCCGCAACTGGTAA